In Fusarium oxysporum f. sp. lycopersici 4287 chromosome 6, whole genome shotgun sequence, a single window of DNA contains:
- a CDS encoding hypothetical protein (At least one base has a quality score < 10), translated as MAAINLKKDPPGDRDNMILHRAHFHYEAEVDTNFGSILLTAIVATGGLVLGYDFGCVNGLIRSNSFIAVVEGPGETKISQNNVALVMSILFCGASFGAISGGALGDRLGRKWLIQLSSAVYVVGVSLQMAVGFYDSALVLVLIGRLIGGVGVGINSVGTVLYMTETCHSSLRGYLIAGYQGCVALGLLVATSIAYLVGRDTDISAYRCLVACQFIWPILLAIGVTFIPESPRHLVNMGRNEEAYTALCRLRNPKPQSELNKQRVGMELSEIYFSHETGLGPERVSFRELVKEWFCARVKGIARTPHRRIHPLSFSVFLHTMYQCTGINFIMLSLPSLAESHEALSDPLVIALVFSFVRLCATPMYMLIFRKLGQRRTLFFGGLAVSSCHFLTAIVGMAVGLTHEEFVVNRVQLVFMALFLFLVASSWAPAVWIITGEIPCTATRSRDIGISAGVHWLWAVFASVYTPYLIEIEWARRSAIFLLFAFLSLGSCLFAYCFVPETSRLFLEYIEVIIQESDPRVTREWKPSDTFGWRRDPRTEVKHCRVPRVRKRWTSLRE; from the exons ATGGCGGCGATTAATCTGAAAAAGGATCCCCCGGGTGATCGGGATAATATGATCTTGCATAGAGCCCATTTTCATTACGAGGCAGAAGTAGACACGAACTTCGGCTCCATTCTATTAACTGCAATCGTTGCTACCGGcggccttgtccttggctATGATTTCGGCTGTGTGAATGGACTTATCCGATCTAATTCCTTTATTGCCGTCGTCGAAGGTCCTGGAGAAACCAAAATATCTCAAAACAATGTAGCCCTCGTTATGTCTATCCTTTTCTGCGGTGCTTCTTTCGGGGCGATCAGCGGTGGTGCTCTTGGAGACCGACTGGGTCGTAAGTGGCTCATCCAGCTCAGCTCTGCCGTCTACGTGGTTGGCGTGTCTTTGCAAATGGCAGTTGGTTTCTACGACTCTGCCTTGGTACTGGTTCTCATCGGCCGCCTGATCGGTGGGGTTGGAGTGGGGATCAACTCAGTCGGAACTGTATTATACATGACAGAAACG TGTCATTCTTCTCTCCGAGGCTACTTGATTGCCGGATATCAAGGATGCGTTGCTCTGGGCCTGCTAGTAGCTACCTCCATTGCCTATCTAGTCGGCAGAGATACCGATATATCTGCCTATAGATGTCTTGTTGCATGTCAATTCATCTGGCCGATACTCCTGGCCATAGGCGTTACGTTTATACCTGAATCACCACGTCATTTAGTCAACATGGGTCGCAATGAAGAAGCCTACACTGCCCTATGTCGCTTGCGAAATCCAAAGCCGCAGAGCGAGTTAAATAAGCAGCGTGTAGGGATGGAGTTGAGCGAAATTTACTTCAGCCACGAGACTGGCCTAGGTCCAGAAAGAGTCTCATTTCGAGAACTTGTCAAGGAATGGTTTTGCGCTCGCGTAAAAGGCATCGCTAGAACACCTCACAGAAGAATCCATCCTCTGAGCTTCAGTGTCTTTCTACATACTATGTATCAATG CACAGGTATAAACTTTATCATGCTCTCCTTGCCCTCGCTCGCTGAGTCTCATGAGGCTCTCAGCGACCCCCTTGTGATCGCCCTAGTCTTTTCCTTTGTCCGCCTTTGTGCCACGCCCATGTATATGTTGATATTCCGGAAGCTCGGTCAGCGCCGGACGCTTTTCTTCGGCGGACTGGCCGTGTCGTCATGCCACTTTCTCACAGCCATTGTTGGTATGGCAGTTGGTTTGACTCATGAAGAGTTTGTGGTCAACCGTGTCCAGCTTGTCTTCATGGCTCTATTCCTTTTTCTCGTTGCGTCAAGCTGGGCACCTGCAGTGTGGATCATTACTGGAGAAATCCCTTGCACTGCTACAAGATCCAGGGACATTGGGATTTCCGCCGGAGTTCACTGGCTATGGGCAGTCTTCGCGTCTGTCTATACACCATATCTCATCGAGATTGAATGGGCCAGACGGTCTGCGATCTTTCTGCTCTTCGCCTTTCTATCTCTGGGCAGTTGTTTATTTGCTTACTGTTTTGTCCCTGAGACGAGTAGGTTGTTCCTTGAATATATCGAGGTTATCATTCAAGAATCAGATCCACGTGTTACACGAGAGTGGAAGCCCAGTGATACCTTTGGGTGGCGGAGAGATCCTAGGACTGAAGTGAAGCATTGTCGAGTGCCCAGAGTTCGAAAAAGATGGACATCGCTAAGAGAGTAA